The Girardinichthys multiradiatus isolate DD_20200921_A chromosome Y, DD_fGirMul_XY1, whole genome shotgun sequence genome has a window encoding:
- the LOC124863922 gene encoding germ cell-specific gene 1-like protein has protein sequence MAFLKRVRSPSLSFFQTVVSLLLSTVALTSSFWCTGKQKVPKPLCTDTKLTRCIPVPGVSNTSNIQFFWETGDDRFVFPTFHTGLFIICEENIYVDEWEEKCRGFYSLTPESEEAMIWLCLSLEFMYIGLLLVSCLLLSVQLCIRAWFPSTLCWGQMLNAFAAVFTVLGGLLGMVGHMMFLQVFQTTVSMGPEDFKPHSYGYSWAFYVVWLAFTVCMAAGVSTLNNYTKKFLMVGPRSSSSLNPCSFNFVGLLPPAPYYTPPNLPVTLSAPLSAPLPAPMISHLSPYYEPPSAALPLTSPKLTHSHSLPLTHSDSFPLPPFHPAPASPFHRLSLPSPSLSPSISVHMMLPGHKENPLDRDEDYSPL, from the exons ATGGCCTTCCTGAAGAGAGTTCGATCCCCTTCCCTCTCCTTCTTCCAGACAGTCGTGTCCCTCCTCCTGAGTACGGTAGCCCTCACGTCCTCCTTCTGGTGCACAGGCAAGCAGAAGGTGCCCAAGCCACTGTGCACAGACACCAAGCTCACCCGGTGCATCCCTGTGCCCGGTGTGTCCAACACCTCCAACATCCAGTTCTTTTGGGAGACGGGGGATGACCGCTTCGTCTTCCCTACCTTTCACACGGGCCTGTTCATCATTTGCGAGGAAAACATCTATGTGGATGAATGGG aaGAGAAGTGTCGAGGGTTTTACAGTTTGACTCCTGAATCAGAAGAAG CAATGATCTGGCTGTGTCTTTCGTTGGAGTTTATGTATATCGGTCTGCTCCTGGTCAGCTGCCTGCTGCTGTCCGTGCAGCTTTGCATCAGGGCCTGGTTTCCCTCCACGCTGTGCTGGGGCCAGATGCTCAATGCCTTTGCAGCTGTCTTCACAGTCCTGGGAG GCCTGCTGGGGATGGTGGGTCACATGATGTTCCTGCAGGTGTTTCAGACCACAGTTTCAATGGGACCAGAAGATTTTAAACCTCACAGCTACGGCTACTCTTGGGCGTTCTA tgtggtttggctagCCTTCACTGTGTGCATGGCGGCAGGCGTCTCAACCCTGAACAACTACACCAAGAAGTTCCTGATGGTGGGACCCAGGAGTTCCTCTAGCCTCAACCCCTGCAGCTTTAACTTTGTGGGACTTCTGCCACCAGCTCCCTACTACACCCCCCCAAACCTGCCCGTTACCCTGTCTGCCCCACTGTCTGCCCCTCTGCCTGCCCCAATGATCTCCCACCTGTCTCCCTACTACGAGCCTCCATCAGCTGCCTTGCCTCTCACTTCTCCAAAGCTCACGCACTCCCACTCTCTCCCCCTCACTCACTCAGACTCCTTCCCTCTTCCACCGTTCCACCCTGCACCTGCGTCCCCCTTCCACCGCCTCTCCCTGCCCTCGCCGTCTCTCTCACCCTCCATCTCTGTTCACATGATGCTCCCAGGACACAAAGAGAATCCCTTGGATCGGGACGAGGATTACAGCCCACTTTGA
- the LOC124864433 gene encoding transcription factor 20-like — MQNFSNSPAPPTIPPGFSGRSVGGSPYPPQSVEPQISPRMTEDYVGMQQQSIHRGPQHPSQASHLLAYGARNRGALEPPPTQGNVHTGNNNNPYRKEVMDYYFSMGGKDRHRRGGMGYGGGFGYSSIDGHIPHQYRHPGSGSATSSGLMSPYPVDYGSTAGSVATAGAFSPSHQYNMNQNPVMQTVPGSQMQQRQHGQSFPPVHNTQQQRTYQHSGHRMTPQYPHYSPQGGASTGSSGMYSPPLQRYLDGAANASFDPKVNSSPNVNASSNSIAANNNNVGTMENVQQSYPASNYSGYLPKSHSLHKQATLQHRNSQHSLGVGYDGSLKMPHQGPSSGAVYAKHHQASNPSIAQPSSQEIAKSPMHSNAQQTQMNQNFSPISNPSPAASAVHSPSCSSSPSPLMGVSEALGNASNQVPPMSSTRSSHGHGRLLHAAPQLSPTPNSNSSISSCGSSGSQKAHSLSAVGGSSLPPVGRTKMSQGSREEGSSVYSTSSVDRMQDAGLNSLNALSSQVANLPNTVQHMLLTDTVFSHKKRDGGQTPQAAHCVPPSQPRSRNLSAASSSSTVKDIRTGDGAEEDSSLMPTGAPLGTKVEREEQLSEGEHGRVRQVSGASTGSEATGYNPTQTQTGQACNVKRVVLDTHSKEASVTETKTKETNTPSSAASLSSEGGLTLHSAPPVSSSPSSSSILPATAQNCVPETGLAYNDHRGREIKKENEVAAEKTQKVSSQMQQDGGVSAKNGQEKESMFHSELHSKKKKEKQASEEQQNVSSVGVIVSSHTDKSRHPQDNCVEEKVSLSYLKEASSHNGEDGVDLSLYSSHHQKSNSGRSQNPPQPASHKYSYSESTYGSDMSMKNRARASSASVMETNPRYIGYQHSQTGYVPVHPKDGSGSVAETLMKKGHGAGSKAQEENSQMQQFPSLLQEVLQGYNLDRRYGRPEQTFPARHQAPQQFPTRHSLGMTEGTRIHSGVPEASSYSAQIGKPTNQKHGSDPDFTDTQSLVKSEVSNPKSLQNAEKPNMGHLTQTADSQQPPAKHINLSDYSMPQRKTLSNVQELLLQEPEMLTLTSKTEPQKSAGSIVAKSERRTVICDVSPNRRGTPEREGEREREREKSQSGASVIQQPFSSPEAPSDLSKKDVGEKRVVKIETVSKEAGNSQTENHGSESEVEYHSKTSHLSSGVSADPYRRGTVDISPMPSHPVSMTAMSSPTRHHSYLHGVDLSSGSSGTFPGYQYRDSREDVMSRRNLHFPSHHPFHHLASQSTSKLQMYPHPRGPPHPSQDMSEWLKAINRPPKEMMMQQGTSPGRHKVNQSEQRQRLIPPADMQVEHTNKSQSVHHQNPYYDIKMWESTNPGREGARLMEGDSYYRAQPPPLPASTPVASQSHAVTQMTHGHNAVKLEASKGATEEAKHPCPPPPPISSKPSTETNTTQVQRPTKAGGSGDTNPLILRRRVRSFISPIPAKRLHQDTPQQRAATNSHHSPGARSEPSHHNDDDSSNPEVPCPRLSSPQPGENTFIQPLSPSGGNTKVLAARKGRGLKLEAIVQKITPNIKRPTGPTDDESNHYPGFLHSEIPIFNESQDQDLAHFPRVAGGEDSYMDESHSLNNMIPFRGVDESGSLPPSSFPCESHQTSQVKQQDFDFGLGTSVVSASGDKEDFALLGPLPPPPPLPRPVQGSPPSSSALSDIQHFTNTYQQLETRRGEQSAANLLRQKLQESGMGFEDYPNSEYYGTTLPHQGHMLNRQHQMSSGRSSLSPTDSKPLENVVPKGYFPSGKKKGRPVGSVNKQKRAQIQVPVQVQAQAQPQSTALSDPPAPTTPTPSTPAPASTPPATQPPSSTSTPPAPTLSENANTPPIAPPVLTQVVKADVESEDTQLEIEVKQVRRRRRGAKVDNEQLEARGQQRRRRRAPVATAPPVSKDEPDPPLGAGGSFGSSRGFTDPNRKGLFIPHIHVEKQIPEIGAVCTIVNAEDDKMKGERSAAGGKAGGGGIDSLLPSALSSQLSRRDRESEKREMDEVETTLQSGKALPSSGYVVTGPVITETNHSGRLLCCLCQKWANYKHLGDLYGPYYPAEYAAKLPKNQPQIRQCQATTGPNKTGPNLDTNTLSTLQVTQTRLAQFNKPSSENNNCSSNPGDRTASTAVTEEMMMMMHMPGKLSNPNPVKTPLTRDKNSDIRPIPELKKEPDLESDQQQAQKQPQQLTDDTQQRPQHRKLTSHPRFKRRHKSSEDSPRMVPSNSKASLPFQPPPPALDSLGPLAQLAQLPQMPMDPEELWVHEGCIVWTSGVYLVNGRLYGLQEALDGARETSCSFCEMVGSMLGCYSKGCTLRYHYLCAIEADCSLNEDNFSLRCPKHKVKKESLPRASGQPSQCLWSSQKEAEGNLEKEEQDLGSWYLGE; from the exons ATGCAGAATTTCTCCAACAGCCCAGCTCCACCCACAATACCTCCTGGATTCAGCGGGAGGAGTGTTGGCGGATCGCCGTATCCCCCTCAGTCAGTGGAGCCCCAGATCTCTCCGAGAATGACGGAAGATTACGTAGGGATGCAGCAGCAGAGCATTCACAGAGGCCCCCAACACCCGAGTCAAGCCAGCCACCTGCTTGCATATGGCGCAAGAAACAGAGGAGCTTTGGAGCCACCGCCAACACAGGGTAACGTCCACACCGGCAACAATAACAACCCCTACAGGAAGGAGGTTAtggattattatttttcaatGGGTGGAAAAGACAGACACAGGAGGGGAGGTATGGGTTACGGGGGAGGTTTCGGGTATTCCAGTATTGATGGACATATACCTCACCAGTATCGACATCCTGGATCCGGTTCTGCTACGTCATCTGGCCTGATGTCCCCTTACCCAGTGGATTATGGCTCTACTGCCGGTTCAGTGGCAACTGCAGGAGCCTTCTCTCCTTCTCATCAATACAATATGAATCAGAACCCTGTGATGCAGACAGTTCCAGGTTCTCAAATGCAACAGCGCCAGCACGGACAAAGCTTTCCTCCTGTCCACAATACGCAGCAGCAAAGAACCTACCAACACTCTGGGCATAGGATGACCCCACAGTACCCTCATTACTCTCCACAGGGGGGAGCGTCCACAGGGTCGTCTGGAATGTACAGCCCACCTCTGCAGAGATATCTGGATGGAGCTGCAAACGCCAGCTTTGATCCTAAAGTCAACAGTTCCCCAAATGTCAATGCTAGCTCCAATTCTATTgctgctaataataataatgttgggACTATGGAGAATGTTCAGCAGAGTTACCCAGCTTCGAATTACTCTGGATATCTCCCAAAGTCTCATTCACTTCACAAGCAAGCCACACTACAGCACAGAAACTCGCAGCATAGTTTAGGGGTAGGTTATGACGGTTCTCTGAAAATGCCTCACCAGGGTCCATCTTCAGGTGCTGTTTATGCTAAACATCATCAAGCCTCCAACCCAAGTATAGCTCAACCATCCTCCCAAGAAATAGCTAAATCCCCTATGCATTCTAATGCGCAGCAGACTCAAATGAACCAAAACTTTAGCCCGATATCCAACCCCTCCCCTGCTGCCTCTGCAGTTCATTCCCCCAGCTGTAGCTCTTCTCCTTCCCCTCTAATGGGGGTCTCTGAGGCacttggaaatgcttcaaatcAAGTTCCTCCTATGTCAAGCACCCGTAGCAGCCACGGCCATGGTAGGCTATTGCACGCCGCACCTCAGTTAAGTCCTACACCCAACTCGAACAGCAGTATCAGTAGTTGTGGCAGCAGTGGCAGCCAAAAAGCTCACAGCCTGAGTGCAGTCGGAGGGAGCAGTCTACCTCCAGTGGGTCGAACTAAAATGAGCCAGGGATCCCGAGAGGAAGGCTCCTCTGTTTATTCCACTTCCTCTGTTGACAGAATGCAGGATGCCGGCCTGAATAGTCTCAATGCCTTGAGCTCCCAAGTAGCCAATTTACCAAACACAGTTCAGCACATGCTCCTTACTGACACAGTTTTCTCGCATAAGAAGAGAGACGGGGGGCAAACGCCACAGGCAGCACACTGCGTGCCCCCATCGCAACCCAGGAGTCGGAACTTAAGCGCAGCCTCAAGCAGTAGCACAGTCAAAGACATAAGGACGGGTGACGGGGCTGAGGAAGACTCTTCTTTGATGCCCACCGGAGCACCATTGGGGACCAAAGTGGAGCGAGAAGAGCAGCTGTCTGAGGGGGAGCATGGGAGAGTGAGGCAAGTGAGCGGTGCGAGCACTGGGTCAGAAGCAACAGGCTATAATCCAACCCAAACACAAACTGGACAGGCCTGTAATGTTAAAAGAGTTGTCCTTGATACACATTCAAAAGAAGCATCAgtcacagaaactaaaacaaaagaaactaaCACTCCTTCATCAGCAGCATCACTATCCTCTGAGGGTGGCCTGACTCTACATTCAGCACCTCCAGTTTCGTcatccccctcctcctccagtATTCTTCCTGCCACAGCACAGAATTGTGTCCCAGAAACTGGTTTGGCATACAATGACCACAGAGGTAGggaaattaaaaaggaaaatgaagtAGCAgctgaaaaaacacagaaggtcAGCAGCCAAATGCAACAAGATGGAGGAGTCAGTGCAAAAAATGGCCAGGAGAAGGAAAGTATGTTTCACTCTGAATTGCACagtaagaagaagaaagaaaaacaggcatCAGAGGAACAGCAGAATGTTAGTAGTGTTGGTGTGATTGTTTCAAGTCACACTGACAAAAGTAGGCATCCCCAAGACAACTGTGTAGAAGAGAAAGTGTCACTCTCTTATTTAAAAGAGGCAAGCAGTCATAATGGGGAGGATGGTGTAGATCTTAGTCTGTATTCGTCCCATCATCAAAAGTCAAACAGTGGGAGATCTCAGAATCCTCCCCAGCCTGCTTCACATAAATACAGCTACTCAGAATCCACATATGGCTCAGATATGTCTATGAAAAACAGAGCAAGGGCCAGTTCAGCTTCTGTAATGGAAACAAACCCCAGATACATTGGGTACCAGCACTCACAAACTGGTTACGTTCCTGTGCATCCAAAAGATGGATCTGGTTCTGTTGCCGAGACCCTGATGAAGAAAGGTCATGGGGCGGGGTCTAAAGCTCAGGAAGAGAACTCACAGATGCAGCAATTCCCGAGTCTCCTGCAAGAGGTTCTTCAGGGTTACAATTTAGATAGACGTTATGGTAGACCAGAGCAGACATTCCCTGCACGCCATCAAGCCCCACAGCAGTTTCCAACCAGACATTCACTTGGCATGACTGAGGGTACACGGATACACAGTGGAGTACCTGAGGCTTCATCTTATTCAGCTCAAATTGGTAAGCCCACAAATCAGAAACATGGAAGTGACCCAGATTTTACAGATACTCAGTCCTTAGTCAAATCAGAGGTCTCCAATCCAAAAAGTCTTCAAAATGCTGAAAAACCCAACATGGGCCATTTAACACAGACTGCAGATTCTCAGCAACCCCCAGCTAAACACATCAACTTATCTGACTACTCTATGCCACAGAGAAAAACACTATCCAATGTACAGGAGCTCTTGTTGCAAGAGCCTGAAATGTTAACTCTCACTTCTAAAACCGAGCCTCAGAAGTCAGCGGGTTCCATAGTAGCCAAGTCAGAACGGCGAACCGTCATCTGCGATGTGTCGCCGAACCGGCGTGGCACACCAGAAAGGGAGGGGGAAAGAGAAAGGGAACGGGAGAAAAGTCAGAGCGGAGCCTCAGTGATTCAGCAACCATTTTCTTCACCGGAAGCACCCAGTGATCTCAGTAAAAAGGATGTTGGAGAAAAACGAGTGGTGAAAATAGAAACTGTTTCCAAAGAGGCTGGAAATTCACAAACTGAGAATCATGGCAGTGAATCTGAGGTGGAGTATCATTCCAAAACTTCTCATTTGTCAAGTGGAGTGAGTGCTGACCCCTACAGGCGAGGCACTGTCGATATATCTCCCATGCCCTCCCACCCTGTGAGCATGACTGCTATGTCATCACCAACAAGGCATCATTCATATCTCCATGGAGTCGATCTGTCATCTGGCAGCAGCGGTACATTTCCTGGATATCAATATAGAGACTCGAGAGAAGACGTGATGTCACGCAGGAATCTGCACTTTCCTTCTCACCATCCCTTCCACCATTTAGCATCTCAATCCACCAGTAAGCTCCAAATGTACCCACACCCACGTGGCCCACCTCATCCTTCTCAAGACATGAGTGAATGGCTAAAGGCCATAAACAGGCCTCCAAAGGAGATGATGATGCAGCAGGGAACTTCTCCTGGGAGACACAAGGTTAACCAATCAGAGCAGAGACAGCGACTGATTCCGCCGGCTGACATGCAAGttgaacacacaaacaaatctcAGTCAGTGCATCATCAGAATCCTTACTATGATATAAAAATGTGGGAGTCGACAAATCCTGGAAGAGAGGGCGCTCGATTGATGGAGGGAGATTCCTACTATAGAGCACaacctcctccacttcctgccTCTACTCCTGTAGCTTCACAGAGCCACGCTGTGACTCAAATGACTCACGGCCACAATGCTGTCAAACTCGAAGCATCCAAAGGAGCCACAGAAGAGGCCAAACACCCCTGCCCACCTCCCCCACCCATCTCCTCTAAACCTTCTACAGAAACCAACACCACACAGGTGCAGCGTCCGACAAAAGCCGGAGGTTCCGGAGACACAAACCCTCTAATATTAAGAAGAAGGGTTCGCTCTTTTATCTCTCCCATTCCTGCAAAAAGACTGCACCAGGACACACCTCAGCAGAGAGCCGCTACAAACTCTCATCACTCCCCTGGAGCTCGGTCAGAGCCCAGCCATCACAATGACGATGACTCATCCAACCCAGAAGTGCCGTGTCCTCGGCTCTCCTCCCCACAGCCAGGTGAGAACACCTTCATACAACCACTGTCTCCATCAGGTGGTAACACTAAGGTTTTGGCTGCCAGAAAAGGGCGAGGCTTAAAACTGGAGGCAATAGTGCAGAAAATCACCCCAAATATTAAAAGGCCAACAGGCCCCACTGATGATGAATCAAATCATTACCCTGGTTTCTTGCACTCAGAAATACCTATATTTAATGAGTCACAGGACCAAGACTTGGCACATTTCCCCAGAGTTGCAGGAGGGGAGGATAGTTACATGGATGAAAGTCATTCATTAAATAACATGATTCCATTCAGAGGAGTTGATGAAAGTGGGTCTTtaccaccatcttccttcccatGTGAATCCCATCAGACATCTCAAGTCAAGCAGCAAGATTTCGACTTTGGGTTGGGGACCTCTGTGGTATCTGCATCTGGTGACAAGGAAGACTTTGCTTTGCTCGGACCATTACCTCCTCCCCCACCTCTTCCCCGCCCGGTCCAGGGTTCTCCTCCATCTTCGTCTGCCTTGtcagacattcagcattttacaAACACTTACCAGCAGCTTGAGACACGAAGGGGAGAGCAGTCTGCTGCTAACCTCCTTCGACAAAAACTCCAAGAATCTGGCATGGGATTTGAGGATTACCCTAACAGTGAGTACTACGGGACCACCCTGCCCCACCAAGGCCACATGCTGAACAGACAACATCAGATGTCCTCTGGACGGTCCAGTCTGTCACCGACAGACTCAAAGCCATTAGAGAATGTTGTGCCCAAGGGCTATTTCCCTTCTGGCAAGAAGAAGGGCAGGCCAGTTGGAAGCGTGAATAAGCAAAAACGGGCTCAAATCCAAGTCCCGGTGCAGGTCCAGGCTCAAGCCCAACCACAGAGCACAGCTCTAAGCGATCCCCCGGCTCCAACCACTCCAACTCCGTCAACCCCAGCACCTGCCTCCACCCCACCAGCAACACAGCCTCCCAGCAGCACTTCAACACCCCCTGCACCAACTCTGTCAGAAAATGCAAACACCCCCCCTATAGCCCCTCCTGTTCTGACCCAGGTGGTAAAAGCTGATGTTGAGAGTGAGGACACGCAGCTGGAAATTGAGGTGAAACAGGTGCGACGCAGACGCAGAGGTGCAAAAGTTGATAATGAACAGCTAGAAGCTAGGGGgcagcagaggaggaggaggagagcgcCGGTAGCCACCGCACCACCAGTGTCTAAAGATGAGCCAGATCCACCTTTAGGGGCAGGGGGTAGTTTTGGCTCAAGCAGAGGTTTCACAGATCCAAACAGAAAAGGCCTGTTCATTCCTCACATACATGTGGAGAAACAAATACCTGAGATTGGAGCAGTGTGCACCATTGTGAATGCTGAGGATGACAAGATGAAAGGAGAGCGCAGTGCAGCGGGGGGAAAAGCAGGAGGTGGTGGAATTGATTCGCTCCTGCCCTCAGCTCTTTCCTCTCAGTTATCTCGGAGAGACAGAGAGTCGGAGAAAAGGGAGATGGATGAGGTGGAGACCACGCTTCAGTCGGGCAAAGCACTTCCTTCATCTGGCTATGTCGTTACAGGGCCTGTGATCACAGAGACCAATCACTCTGGCCGCCTGCTATGCTGCCTGTGTCAGAAATGGGCAAACTACAAACATCTCGGAGATCTCTACGGGCCGTACTATCCAGCTGAATATGCCGCAAAGCTCCCCAAGAACCAGCCCCAGATCAGACAGTGTCAGGCCACCACGGGCCCAAACAAAACTGGACCAAATTTAGACACGAACACTTTGAGTACACTCCAAGTCACACAAACACGGCTTGCTCAGTTCAACAAGCCCTCATCTGAGAACAACAATTGCAGCTCAAACCCAGGAGACAGAACTGCCTCCACGGCTGTGACAGaggagatgatgatgatgatgcatATGCCTGGAAAGCTCAGTAACCCTAACCCTGTTAAAACACCTTTGACCCGGGATAAAAACTCTGATATCCGACCTATCCCTGAGCTTAAGAAAGAGCCAGACCTCGAAAGCGATCAGCAGCAGGCACAGAAGCAGCCACAGCAGCTGACAGATGACACTCAGCAGCGACCTCAGCACAGAAAGCTGACCTCACATCCCCGTTTTAAAAGGCGGCACAAGTCCAGCGAGGATTCCCCCAGGATGGTGCCATCCAACAGTAAGGCTTCCCTGCCCTTTCAGCCCCCTCCACCTGCATTGGACTCTCTGGGACCCTTGGCACAACTCGCACAGCTGCCACAGATgcccatggacccagaggagcTGTGGGTGCATGAAGGATGTATAGTGTGGACAAGTGGAGTGTACCTAGTCAATGGGAGACTGTACGGCCTGCAGGAGGCACTAGATGGTGCCAGAGAAACA AGCTGCTCGTTCTGTGAGATGGTCGGCTCGATGCTGGGCTGCTACAGTAAAGGCTGCACACTCCGCTACCACTATCTGTGTGCTATCGAAGCAG ACTGTTCTCTGAATGAAGATAACTTCTCGCTAAGGTGCCCGAAGCACAAGGTAAAGAAGGAGAG TTTGCCCAGAGCATCCGGCCAGCCAAGTCAGTGTTTGTGGAGCAGTCAGAAAGAGGCTGAGGGCAACCTGGAGAAAGAAGAGCAGGATTTGGGGAGCT GGTACCTTGGAGAGTAG